A single genomic interval of Terriglobales bacterium harbors:
- the ilvD gene encoding dihydroxy-acid dehydratase produces MANEAKRRSAAITEGPNRAPARAMFKAVGFTDEDLRRPIIGVANTWIEVGPCNYHLRELGAAVKEGIRRAGGTPMEFNTVSISDGITMGSEGMKTSLISREVIADSIELVARGNLFDGLVALSGCDKTIPGTVMALCRLDIPGLMLYGGSIAPGRFQGHDVSIQDVFEAVGAHARGRMTDAELADLENHACPGAGACGGQFTANTMATVCEFLGISPMGANDVPALDGHKKDVGGEAGAMVMELFRRDIRPSQIITREAIENAIASVAASGGSTNAVLHLLAIASELGIELDIDDFDRISARVPLLADLKPGGRFMATDMYHAGGARLLAQRLQQAGRLNGDCLTVSGKTMAAEADQAVEAPGQEVVRPISNPIKPNGGLVILKGNLSPDGCVMKIAGHEIQHHRGPARVFDNEDLAFASVQAGEIKAGDVVVIRYEGPRGGPGMREMLAVTAAITGAGLGESVALLTDGRFSGATHGFMAGHVAPEAAYGGPIAAVRDGDIIEIDIPTRKLQVELSDAELKSRLSAWKQPALRYPTGVMGKYAVMVSSASHGATTSDWSARAGTETVTKIQQEAVGRYR; encoded by the coding sequence TGAAGACCTCCGTCGGCCGATCATCGGCGTGGCCAACACCTGGATCGAGGTGGGACCGTGCAACTACCACCTGCGTGAACTTGGGGCTGCTGTGAAGGAAGGCATACGGCGGGCAGGTGGCACGCCGATGGAGTTCAACACGGTTTCGATCTCCGACGGGATCACTATGGGCAGCGAGGGGATGAAGACTTCGCTGATAAGCCGTGAGGTGATCGCAGACTCGATCGAGTTGGTGGCTCGCGGCAACCTGTTCGATGGACTGGTAGCGCTTTCAGGCTGCGACAAAACGATCCCGGGAACGGTGATGGCGCTGTGCCGCCTGGATATTCCGGGGCTGATGCTCTATGGCGGCTCGATCGCTCCGGGACGATTCCAGGGGCACGATGTTTCCATCCAGGATGTTTTTGAAGCGGTCGGCGCTCACGCTCGTGGGCGCATGACTGATGCCGAGCTCGCTGATCTGGAGAATCACGCCTGTCCCGGGGCCGGCGCCTGCGGCGGACAATTCACAGCCAACACGATGGCGACGGTCTGCGAATTCCTGGGAATCTCGCCGATGGGGGCCAATGACGTTCCCGCCCTCGACGGCCATAAGAAAGATGTAGGGGGGGAAGCGGGAGCGATGGTGATGGAGCTGTTCCGCCGCGATATTCGCCCTTCTCAGATCATCACGCGCGAGGCGATTGAGAACGCCATCGCCAGTGTGGCCGCCAGCGGGGGATCCACCAATGCCGTTCTGCACCTCCTTGCCATTGCGAGCGAACTGGGGATTGAGCTCGATATCGATGACTTCGATCGCATCAGCGCGCGCGTACCCTTGCTGGCCGACCTGAAACCCGGAGGCCGCTTCATGGCTACCGACATGTACCACGCAGGTGGAGCGCGCCTTCTGGCGCAGCGCTTGCAACAGGCCGGGCGGCTCAATGGCGATTGTCTGACAGTCAGCGGAAAGACCATGGCCGCGGAAGCCGACCAGGCAGTAGAAGCGCCGGGGCAAGAAGTGGTCCGTCCGATTTCCAATCCGATCAAGCCGAACGGCGGCCTGGTAATCCTGAAGGGGAACCTGTCGCCCGATGGCTGCGTGATGAAGATCGCCGGGCATGAGATCCAGCATCATCGCGGCCCGGCACGGGTTTTCGACAACGAGGACCTGGCGTTCGCTTCGGTCCAGGCGGGCGAGATCAAGGCTGGCGATGTAGTGGTTATCCGCTACGAAGGCCCGCGCGGTGGTCCGGGAATGCGCGAGATGCTCGCGGTAACAGCGGCGATTACTGGCGCAGGGCTAGGAGAATCTGTAGCTCTGCTCACCGACGGGCGCTTCTCCGGAGCGACCCATGGGTTCATGGCGGGACATGTGGCTCCCGAAGCGGCCTATGGCGGGCCGATTGCCGCCGTCCGCGACGGCGACATCATCGAGATCGATATTCCGACACGAAAATTGCAGGTTGAGCTGAGCGATGCAGAACTGAAGTCGAGGCTGTCCGCTTGGAAGCAGCCTGCACTGCGCTATCCCACCGGAGTCATGGGTAAATACGCAGTGATGGTGTCGTCCGCATCGCACGGCGCCACAACTTCGGATTGGAGTGCGCGTGCCGGGACTGAAACGGTGACAAAAATTCAGCAAGAAGCAGTAGGAAGGTACCGATGA